The Rhodospirillaceae bacterium genome has a segment encoding these proteins:
- a CDS encoding LLM class flavin-dependent oxidoreductase, translated as MDFCLFHLPTWRSAYPVTLNRFYEELIGSVKLADDLGWRSYRTTEHHFHYYGGAVPNPALYLTALARETRQIRLGTAVSLLPLRHPLQVAEDLASLDQFSGGRAEIGLSRGFVPHEFAAFGVTREESAERMYEGLEVIEKFWAREPFAHAGRFWSFDTVEPWPAPVQPAPSVWIAASNDRNSFEAAGRRGYNLMMNQYPMSLESLTQKLRWYRNALAGAGHPDVSPGPGGRKAMVALLTVIADTEEEAVAIGQPAVQEHVAAFGKVLAGDTWNRDFAASEAALTGSTGIDDLTTLFRERCLMTTADRAAEKIAAYRDLGFTETAFIARFTSISAERERETVERLTRDVLPLLGVEAAAA; from the coding sequence TTGGACTTCTGCCTGTTTCACCTGCCGACCTGGCGCAGCGCCTATCCGGTGACGCTGAACCGGTTCTACGAGGAGTTGATCGGCTCGGTGAAGCTGGCGGACGATCTCGGCTGGCGCAGCTACCGGACGACCGAACACCACTTCCACTATTACGGCGGTGCGGTGCCCAACCCGGCGCTCTACCTGACTGCCCTCGCCCGCGAGACAAGGCAGATTCGGCTGGGCACGGCCGTCTCTCTGCTGCCGCTGCGCCATCCGCTCCAGGTCGCCGAAGACCTGGCCTCGCTCGACCAGTTTTCCGGCGGCCGGGCCGAGATCGGCCTGTCCCGCGGCTTCGTGCCCCACGAATTCGCAGCCTTCGGCGTGACAAGGGAGGAAAGCGCCGAGCGGATGTACGAGGGCCTGGAGGTCATCGAGAAATTCTGGGCCAGAGAGCCTTTCGCACACGCCGGCCGCTTCTGGTCGTTCGACACGGTCGAGCCTTGGCCGGCGCCGGTTCAGCCCGCGCCTTCGGTGTGGATCGCGGCGTCGAACGACCGCAACAGTTTCGAGGCGGCCGGCCGGCGCGGCTACAACCTGATGATGAACCAGTATCCGATGAGCCTGGAGAGCCTGACGCAGAAATTGCGCTGGTACCGCAACGCGCTCGCCGGCGCGGGCCATCCCGACGTGAGCCCCGGACCGGGCGGGCGCAAGGCCATGGTCGCCCTGCTGACCGTGATTGCCGATACCGAGGAGGAGGCCGTGGCGATCGGCCAGCCCGCGGTGCAGGAGCATGTCGCCGCCTTCGGCAAGGTGCTGGCGGGCGACACCTGGAACCGGGATTTCGCCGCCAGCGAGGCGGCGCTCACCGGCAGCACCGGGATCGACGACCTGACCACCCTGTTCCGCGAACGCTGCCTCATGACGACGGCGGACCGGGCGGCGGAAAAGATCGCCGCCTATCGCGATCTGGGCTTCACCGAAACCGCCTTCATCGCGCGCTTCACGAGCATATCCGCCGAACGGGAGCGCGAGACCGTCGAGCGGCTGACCCGGGACGTGTTGCCCCTGCTGGGCGTGGAGGCCGCAGCGGCCTGA
- a CDS encoding ornithine cyclodeaminase family protein, which yields MRIFSAAETRDLLPFSALVEALREMFRARATAPLRQHHTIPLGAQPDATLLLMPAWNPEGLGGVKFVNVNPGNAAAGMPAVSASYLLFDAQTGRHLAMLDGGEITNRRTAAAAALAASYLAPADARRLLVVGAGRVAGNLPEAFRAVCPIEDVVIWDIDAGLAETLTKRLTGAGFRASAATNLEAAVADADIVSCATLATKPLIRGAWLKAGQHLDLIGSFTPGMREADDDAIRRARVYIDTEAALKESGDLIAPIRSGALTEEEIAGDLFGLCRGTAAGRTAGREITLFKATGTALADLAAATLAHTNSATTLDHR from the coding sequence ATGCGCATCTTCAGTGCCGCAGAAACCCGAGACCTGCTGCCGTTCAGCGCGCTTGTCGAAGCCCTTCGGGAGATGTTCAGGGCCCGAGCGACCGCACCCTTGCGCCAACACCACACCATTCCGCTCGGCGCACAGCCCGACGCGACGCTGCTCCTGATGCCCGCGTGGAACCCGGAGGGGCTGGGCGGAGTCAAGTTCGTGAACGTCAACCCGGGAAATGCGGCTGCCGGAATGCCCGCAGTCTCCGCATCCTACCTGCTGTTCGATGCGCAGACCGGCCGGCATCTGGCAATGCTGGACGGTGGCGAGATCACCAACCGGCGGACAGCCGCTGCCGCGGCTCTGGCTGCGAGCTACCTGGCCCCCGCGGATGCGCGCCGGCTCCTCGTGGTCGGGGCCGGCCGCGTCGCCGGCAACCTGCCCGAGGCCTTTCGGGCGGTGTGCCCGATCGAGGACGTCGTCATCTGGGACATCGATGCGGGATTGGCCGAAACGCTGACGAAAAGGCTCACCGGCGCGGGGTTTCGCGCTTCGGCCGCGACGAACCTCGAGGCCGCGGTCGCAGACGCTGATATCGTCAGTTGCGCGACACTGGCGACCAAGCCGCTGATCCGGGGTGCCTGGCTGAAGGCGGGACAACATCTCGATCTGATCGGCAGCTTCACGCCCGGCATGCGCGAAGCCGACGACGACGCGATACGCCGCGCGCGCGTCTACATCGATACGGAAGCGGCTTTGAAGGAGAGCGGAGATCTCATCGCGCCGATCCGGTCCGGTGCCCTGACCGAGGAGGAGATTGCCGGCGATCTGTTCGGCCTGTGCCGGGGAACTGCCGCCGGCCGAACCGCCGGGCGGGAAATCACGCTGTTCAAGGCCACCGGAACCGCGCTTGCAGACCTGGCGGCCGCGACACTCGCCCACACGAATTCCGCGACGACCCTCGACCATCGTTAA
- a CDS encoding aconitase X, whose product MNLSDHERRVLSGANGTGGERMAMEFVVETTRMMGADRLVPIVSGHIDGCLYRGDAGVLYCEKLADDGARVAVPATTNVGSPAT is encoded by the coding sequence ATGAACCTGAGCGATCACGAACGGCGCGTTCTCTCCGGTGCCAACGGAACCGGGGGCGAGCGAATGGCGATGGAGTTCGTCGTCGAGACGACCCGGATGATGGGGGCGGATCGGCTGGTTCCCATCGTGTCGGGCCATATCGACGGGTGCCTCTATCGCGGCGATGCCGGGGTGCTGTACTGCGAGAAATTGGCGGACGACGGCGCCCGGGTGGCGGTCCCCGCGACCACGAATGTCGGATCGCCTGCAACGTGA
- a CDS encoding YifB family Mg chelatase-like AAA ATPase has protein sequence MVARVKTIAFHGIDVLDIDVQVQISSGMVAYKIVGLPDKAVGESQERVRSALSALGLALPAKRITVNLAPADVLKEGSHFDLPIAVGMLMAMGALPADALDGYTVVGELALDGQIAPVAGVLPAAMAAVGEGRRGIVCPAACGGEAAWAGDLDVLAPRSLIALVNHFKGTQVLSPPAPALADDDGRYPDLADIKGQETAKRALEIAAAGGHNLLMIGPPGSGKSMLAARLPGILPPLDAAEALEVSMIHSVAGMLENGRITRRRPFRDPHHSASLPALVGGGLRARPGEASLAHLGVLFLDELPEFNRQTLEALRQPVESGRAVVARANHHVTYPARFQLIAAMNPCRCGHLDDPALACSRAPRCAREYQTRISGPMFDRIDLHVDVPAVSAADLSLPPPRESSTDVAQRVAAARAGQKARYAGQGIRTNAEADGDLLEEAAGLDASGRALLTEAAGKLRLSARGYHRVLRVARTLADMDGAGAVGRLHIAEALSYRRIAPGAG, from the coding sequence ATGGTTGCGCGGGTTAAAACGATTGCCTTTCACGGAATCGACGTGCTGGACATCGATGTCCAGGTGCAGATTTCCAGCGGCATGGTCGCCTACAAGATCGTCGGGCTGCCGGACAAGGCCGTGGGCGAATCCCAGGAACGGGTGCGCAGTGCGCTGAGCGCGCTGGGTCTTGCGCTCCCGGCCAAGCGGATCACCGTGAACCTGGCGCCGGCCGACGTGCTGAAGGAAGGCAGCCATTTCGACCTGCCGATCGCAGTCGGCATGCTGATGGCGATGGGCGCCCTGCCGGCCGATGCGCTGGACGGCTACACGGTGGTCGGCGAACTGGCGCTGGACGGCCAGATCGCCCCGGTCGCCGGTGTATTGCCTGCGGCGATGGCGGCGGTCGGCGAGGGACGGCGCGGCATCGTCTGCCCGGCGGCCTGCGGCGGCGAGGCGGCCTGGGCCGGCGATCTGGATGTGCTCGCACCGCGTTCGCTGATCGCCCTGGTTAACCATTTCAAGGGCACCCAGGTGCTGAGTCCGCCCGCGCCGGCGCTGGCAGACGACGACGGCCGCTATCCGGACCTTGCCGATATCAAGGGGCAGGAGACCGCCAAGCGTGCGCTGGAAATCGCTGCGGCGGGCGGCCACAACCTGCTGATGATCGGCCCGCCCGGCTCCGGCAAGTCGATGCTGGCGGCGCGCCTGCCCGGCATCCTGCCGCCGCTCGACGCCGCCGAGGCGCTCGAGGTCAGCATGATCCACTCGGTCGCCGGCATGCTGGAGAACGGCCGCATCACAAGGCGCCGGCCGTTCCGCGACCCGCACCATTCGGCGTCGCTGCCCGCCCTGGTCGGCGGCGGCCTGCGCGCCAGGCCGGGCGAAGCCTCGCTCGCCCATCTCGGCGTGCTGTTCCTCGACGAACTGCCGGAATTCAACCGCCAGACCCTGGAGGCGCTGCGCCAGCCGGTCGAATCGGGCCGGGCGGTCGTGGCGCGCGCCAACCATCATGTCACCTATCCGGCGCGCTTCCAGCTCATAGCCGCGATGAACCCCTGCCGTTGCGGCCACCTCGACGATCCGGCGCTTGCCTGTTCGCGCGCGCCGCGCTGCGCCCGGGAATACCAGACGCGGATCTCCGGCCCGATGTTCGACCGGATCGACCTGCATGTCGACGTTCCGGCGGTGAGCGCCGCCGATCTGTCTCTGCCGCCGCCGCGCGAGAGCAGCACGGACGTGGCGCAGCGGGTGGCTGCCGCGCGCGCTGGCCAGAAGGCGCGTTATGCCGGGCAGGGCATCCGGACCAATGCCGAAGCCGACGGCGACCTGCTGGAGGAGGCTGCCGGGCTGGATGCAAGTGGCCGGGCCTTACTCACGGAGGCGGCCGGGAAACTGCGGCTCAGCGCCCGCGGCTATCACCGGGTCCTGCGCGTCGCGCGAACTCTGGCGGATATGGACGGGGCCGGCGCCGTCGGTCGCCTCCACATCGCCGAGGCCCTGAGCTACCGCCGCATCGCGCCGGGCGCGGGATAA
- a CDS encoding tetratricopeptide repeat protein, whose translation MADIHRDCRGLALTAASPEAVEAWDRTVRSYLGMRRDTGDRLKEAYAADADMAMAHCLRGYFMLLFSEAGRWSAGRKSLAKAQQAAADRPVTGRESAHIAALERWADGDMAGATALWDGILTDHPLDLLAMRLAHYTHFYSGDSTAMRDSLARIMHAWDPTVPDYGFVAGCYAFALEEDGDYARAEQRGREAVGINPDDPWGTHAVAHVMEMQGRQAEGIAWLSGLEPHWSQVQNFRFHLWWHRALFHFELGDFDAVLDLYDRGVREEESADYLDLTNAVALLWRLESEGVDVGDRWAEVAGHCAEHATDLLLAFVDAHYAVAIARTGDSTAVAAHRAGIGEAARADGSQAPVYRDVAAPLCEAAAAYYTGDYGRAADLLDGVRYELRRIGGSHAQRDLFVQMQIEATIRAGRTARAKALIAERAERRPTSAWTRRRFAALFDESDGPAGQRAGAPAQG comes from the coding sequence ATGGCGGATATTCATCGCGATTGCCGTGGCCTTGCGCTGACGGCCGCATCGCCCGAGGCGGTCGAGGCATGGGACCGCACGGTGCGCAGCTATCTCGGCATGCGGCGCGACACCGGCGACCGGCTGAAGGAGGCCTACGCCGCCGATGCCGACATGGCGATGGCGCACTGCCTGCGCGGCTATTTCATGCTGCTGTTCAGCGAGGCGGGCCGCTGGTCGGCCGGACGCAAATCCCTGGCGAAAGCGCAGCAGGCCGCGGCCGACCGCCCGGTCACCGGGCGCGAATCCGCCCATATCGCGGCGCTCGAACGCTGGGCCGACGGCGACATGGCGGGCGCGACTGCCCTGTGGGACGGCATCCTGACCGACCATCCGCTCGATCTTCTCGCGATGCGGCTGGCGCACTACACGCATTTCTACAGCGGCGACAGCACCGCCATGCGCGATTCGCTCGCCCGGATCATGCATGCCTGGGACCCGACGGTGCCGGACTACGGCTTCGTCGCCGGCTGCTACGCTTTCGCGCTGGAAGAGGACGGCGACTATGCCCGCGCCGAGCAGCGCGGCCGGGAGGCCGTCGGCATCAACCCGGACGATCCCTGGGGCACCCATGCCGTTGCCCATGTCATGGAGATGCAAGGCCGGCAGGCCGAAGGCATCGCCTGGCTGTCGGGCCTCGAACCGCACTGGAGCCAGGTCCAGAATTTCCGCTTCCACCTCTGGTGGCACCGGGCGCTGTTCCATTTCGAACTCGGCGACTTCGACGCGGTGCTCGACCTTTACGACCGCGGCGTGCGCGAGGAGGAATCGGCCGACTATCTCGACCTGACCAACGCGGTGGCGCTGTTGTGGCGCCTCGAATCGGAGGGCGTCGATGTCGGCGACCGCTGGGCCGAAGTGGCGGGCCACTGCGCCGAGCACGCGACCGACCTGCTGCTCGCCTTCGTCGATGCCCACTATGCCGTCGCCATCGCCCGGACCGGCGACAGCACAGCGGTGGCGGCCCATCGGGCGGGTATCGGAGAAGCGGCCCGGGCCGACGGCAGCCAGGCGCCGGTCTACCGGGATGTCGCGGCTCCTTTGTGCGAGGCTGCGGCGGCTTACTACACCGGCGACTACGGCCGCGCTGCCGACCTGCTGGACGGCGTGCGCTACGAGCTGCGGCGGATCGGCGGCAGCCACGCCCAGCGCGACCTGTTCGTCCAGATGCAGATCGAGGCTACGATCCGCGCGGGACGGACGGCGCGGGCGAAGGCGCTGATCGCCGAGCGCGCCGAACGCCGCCCGACCAGCGCCTGGACCCGCCGCCGCTTCGCCGCCCTGTTCGACGAGAGCGATGGCCCGGCCGGGCAGAGGGCGGGTGCGCCGGCACAGGGTTAG
- a CDS encoding MBL fold metallo-hydrolase: MQAVMIPVTPFQQNCSLLWCTETMRGAVTDPGGDLELIEHAIAERSVTVEKILVTHGHLDHAGGTKDLAERLKVPVEGPHEADMFWIGQMEEQGRMFGLAGAREFEPDRWLNDGDTVSFGNVTMDVIHCPGHTPGHVVFVHRAAGFAVVGDVLFQGSIGRTDFPMGNHDDLIASIRNKLFPLGDDIAFIPGHGPPSTFGQERQTNPFVSDIALGLA; this comes from the coding sequence ATCCAGGCGGTGATGATTCCGGTCACGCCGTTCCAGCAGAACTGCTCGCTGCTCTGGTGCACCGAGACCATGCGCGGCGCGGTGACCGATCCCGGCGGCGACCTGGAGCTGATCGAGCACGCGATCGCCGAGCGCTCCGTCACGGTCGAGAAGATCCTCGTCACCCACGGCCATCTGGACCATGCCGGCGGCACGAAAGACCTGGCCGAGCGCCTGAAGGTGCCGGTGGAAGGCCCGCACGAAGCCGACATGTTCTGGATCGGCCAAATGGAGGAGCAGGGCCGCATGTTCGGCCTCGCCGGCGCCCGGGAATTCGAGCCGGACCGCTGGCTGAACGACGGCGATACGGTCAGCTTCGGCAACGTCACGATGGACGTGATCCACTGCCCCGGCCACACGCCCGGCCATGTCGTCTTCGTCCATCGCGCGGCCGGCTTCGCCGTGGTCGGCGACGTGCTGTTCCAGGGCTCGATCGGCCGGACCGACTTCCCGATGGGCAATCACGACGACCTGATCGCCAGCATCCGCAACAAGCTGTTCCCGCTCGGCGACGACATCGCCTTCATCCCCGGCCACGGCCCGCCGTCCACCTTCGGGCAGGAACGGCAGACCAACCCCTTCGTCTCCGACATCGCGCTCGGCCTGGCCTGA
- a CDS encoding glutathione S-transferase: MVTVWGRKNSLNVQKAIWALDEAGVPFDRIDAGLEFGQLDTESYGRLNPNRRVPTLIDGDTVVWESNAVVRYVAAKWSEGDLWPTDLAERAAADMWMDWMQTTVIGALIPVFFGLVRTPPDQRDMGLITEKAIESGHVFQILDAALARRDYIAGSRFTMGDIPIGAATWRYLNLHIERPELLHIADWMDRLEKRPAFRKHIMLPLS, translated from the coding sequence ATGGTCACTGTGTGGGGCCGCAAGAATTCGCTCAATGTGCAGAAGGCGATCTGGGCGCTCGACGAAGCGGGCGTGCCGTTCGACCGGATCGACGCCGGCCTCGAGTTCGGCCAGCTCGATACGGAGAGTTACGGCCGGCTCAATCCCAACCGCCGCGTTCCGACCCTGATCGACGGCGATACCGTTGTCTGGGAATCGAACGCCGTCGTGCGCTACGTGGCCGCGAAATGGAGCGAGGGCGACCTGTGGCCGACCGACCTCGCCGAGCGGGCGGCGGCGGACATGTGGATGGACTGGATGCAGACCACCGTCATCGGGGCGTTGATCCCGGTGTTCTTCGGGCTGGTGCGCACGCCGCCGGACCAGCGCGACATGGGCCTGATCACCGAGAAAGCCATCGAGTCCGGCCACGTCTTCCAGATTCTCGATGCCGCTCTGGCGCGCCGGGACTATATTGCCGGCAGCCGTTTCACCATGGGCGATATCCCGATCGGGGCGGCAACCTGGCGCTATCTCAACCTGCATATCGAGCGGCCCGAACTGCTCCATATCGCCGACTGGATGGACCGGCTAGAGAAACGCCCGGCCTTCCGGAAACACATCATGCTGCCGCTCTCCTGA
- a CDS encoding molybdopterin-dependent oxidoreductase, producing MPLDSAHPAAGTATAPAAGAVATVRSACPHDCPSACALEVERLSPTRIGRIRGNKELPYTAGVVCEKVSRYAERVHHPDRLGRPLRRTGTKGEGNFAPISWDDALDEIAEAFLRAEARYGSETVWPYHSGGTLGLVSRWGLDRLRNAKRYSKQRSTICVGPSSSGWKAGVGMLTGPDPAEATKSDLVVVWGGNPVATHVNLMSHIRRARKERGAEFVVVDVYDTPTVQAADRALILRPGTDGALALAMMQVILAEGLADRAYLARLTDFDPEVERHILSRTPAWAAEITGLPEQDIIDFARLYGRTRRSFLRLGLGFTRSRNGAVAMHAVSCLPALTGAWQEEGGGAFYARLEDWGLDLTLAHGLDLADPAIRSLDQSRIGPVLTGAPGALEGGPPVTAMLIQNANSAEVAPDSRAVRAGLARNDLFLCVHEQFMTATARYADIVLPATTFLECDDFYMGWGHSALTIGKRVLEPFAETRSNHDVVCGLAKRLGAESPAFDMSAWELVDATLQRSGKGSADAAAAKGWIDCNHPFEDAHFLNGFPTADGKFHFRPDWAAVGPYHAGMPALPDHWAVTEAADDARPFRMVAPPARTFLNSSFTETRGSQRREGAPTVLILADDAAAHGIADGARVRVGNGRGAVTLTARIADGLLPGTAIVEGIWPGDSFSDPADEGMGINQLVSAEAVGPVGGVAFHDTAVWIEPVEREATGTA from the coding sequence ATGCCGCTCGATAGCGCACATCCTGCCGCCGGAACCGCAACGGCGCCGGCCGCCGGCGCGGTCGCGACCGTCCGCTCCGCCTGCCCCCACGATTGCCCGAGCGCCTGCGCCCTGGAAGTCGAGCGCCTGTCGCCGACGCGCATCGGCCGGATCAGGGGCAACAAGGAATTGCCCTACACGGCCGGCGTCGTGTGCGAGAAGGTCTCGCGCTACGCCGAGCGCGTCCACCACCCGGACCGGCTGGGCCGGCCGCTGCGCCGCACCGGCACCAAGGGCGAGGGCAATTTCGCCCCGATTTCCTGGGACGACGCCCTGGACGAGATCGCCGAGGCCTTTCTGCGCGCCGAGGCCCGCTACGGCAGCGAGACGGTCTGGCCCTATCATTCCGGCGGCACCCTGGGCCTCGTCAGCCGCTGGGGCCTCGACCGGCTGCGCAACGCCAAGCGCTATTCGAAACAGCGCTCGACCATTTGCGTCGGCCCGTCGTCCTCGGGCTGGAAGGCCGGCGTCGGCATGCTGACCGGCCCCGACCCGGCCGAGGCGACGAAATCCGACCTGGTCGTCGTGTGGGGCGGCAATCCGGTCGCCACCCATGTCAACCTGATGAGCCACATCCGGCGCGCCCGCAAGGAGCGCGGCGCCGAGTTCGTGGTAGTCGACGTCTACGACACGCCGACGGTGCAGGCGGCCGACCGGGCGCTGATCCTGCGCCCGGGCACCGACGGCGCGCTGGCGCTGGCCATGATGCAGGTGATCCTGGCCGAAGGGCTGGCAGACCGGGCCTATCTCGCCCGGCTGACCGACTTCGACCCGGAAGTCGAGCGCCATATCCTCAGCCGGACGCCGGCCTGGGCGGCAGAGATTACCGGCCTGCCGGAGCAGGACATTATCGATTTCGCCCGCCTGTACGGCCGGACCAGGCGGAGCTTCCTGCGCCTCGGCCTCGGCTTCACCCGGTCGCGCAACGGCGCCGTCGCCATGCACGCCGTGAGCTGCCTGCCGGCCCTCACCGGCGCGTGGCAGGAGGAGGGCGGCGGCGCCTTCTATGCCCGGCTGGAGGACTGGGGCCTGGATCTCACCCTTGCCCACGGCCTCGATCTTGCCGATCCGGCGATCCGCTCGCTCGACCAGTCGCGCATCGGCCCGGTGCTGACCGGCGCGCCCGGCGCGCTGGAAGGTGGTCCGCCGGTCACGGCGATGCTGATCCAGAACGCCAATTCCGCCGAGGTGGCGCCGGACAGCCGCGCGGTGCGCGCCGGGCTGGCGCGGAACGACCTGTTCCTGTGCGTCCACGAGCAGTTCATGACGGCGACCGCCCGCTACGCCGATATCGTGCTGCCGGCGACCACCTTCCTGGAGTGCGACGACTTCTACATGGGCTGGGGCCATTCGGCGTTGACCATCGGCAAGCGGGTGCTGGAGCCTTTCGCCGAAACCCGCAGCAACCACGACGTCGTGTGCGGGCTGGCCAAACGGCTGGGTGCCGAAAGCCCGGCCTTCGACATGAGCGCTTGGGAGCTGGTAGACGCCACGCTGCAACGCTCGGGCAAAGGCAGCGCCGACGCCGCGGCGGCCAAAGGCTGGATCGACTGCAACCATCCGTTCGAGGACGCGCATTTCCTGAACGGCTTCCCGACCGCGGACGGCAAGTTCCACTTCAGGCCGGACTGGGCGGCCGTCGGCCCCTACCATGCCGGGATGCCGGCGCTGCCCGACCATTGGGCGGTCACCGAGGCGGCCGACGACGCCCGGCCCTTCCGCATGGTGGCGCCGCCGGCCCGGACCTTCCTGAATTCCAGCTTCACCGAGACGCGGGGCTCGCAGCGGCGGGAAGGTGCGCCGACCGTCCTGATCCTTGCCGACGACGCCGCGGCCCACGGCATCGCCGACGGCGCCCGCGTGCGGGTCGGCAACGGCCGGGGCGCGGTCACGCTGACGGCGCGTATCGCTGACGGCCTGTTGCCCGGCACGGCGATCGTCGAAGGCATCTGGCCGGGCGACAGCTTCAGCGATCCGGCGGACGAAGGCATGGGCATCAACCAGCTTGTCTCGGCCGAGGCGGTCGGTCCGGTCGGCGGCGTGGCGTTCCACGACACGGCGGTCTGGATCGAGCCGGTAGAGCGCGAGGCCACCGGGACGGCCTGA